A genomic window from Acidobacteriota bacterium includes:
- a CDS encoding EamA family transporter: MAYLVLVSVIWGFSFVIIKGALADLDSGFISMARMLFSLALLLPFMRVSGIGKRDRMFFMWIGSIQFGLMYVAYIASFRYLPAHMIALLTTTTPLFVALIADGRRGRLRGGLVAAALLAVAGGAVMKFPDQALSASLYGVLLLQLSNAAFAFGQIAYRSRMRGRPELRDRDAVGLMYCGAALVTGIFSAATTDWGNLRVGPGQWTALAYLGLVASGLGFFLWNLGARRVREGTLAVMNNLKIPVGIVASLVVLGETTDHARLGAGCFLFALALWANGTGRGCAGGEPGRRSG, encoded by the coding sequence TTGGCGTATCTGGTTCTGGTTTCGGTCATCTGGGGCTTTTCGTTCGTCATCATCAAGGGGGCCCTGGCCGACCTCGACTCCGGTTTCATCTCCATGGCCCGGATGCTGTTTTCGCTCGCGCTCCTGCTCCCCTTCATGCGGGTGTCGGGAATCGGGAAGCGCGACCGCATGTTCTTCATGTGGATCGGGTCGATCCAGTTCGGCCTGATGTACGTCGCCTACATCGCGTCCTTCCGCTACCTCCCGGCCCACATGATCGCGCTGCTGACCACGACCACCCCCCTGTTCGTGGCCCTCATCGCCGACGGCAGGCGCGGGAGGCTCCGCGGCGGGCTGGTCGCGGCCGCGCTGCTGGCCGTTGCCGGGGGCGCGGTCATGAAATTTCCGGACCAGGCCCTTTCGGCGAGCCTTTACGGCGTCCTGCTGCTGCAGCTGTCCAACGCCGCCTTCGCCTTCGGCCAGATCGCCTACCGCAGCCGGATGCGTGGACGCCCGGAGCTGCGCGACCGGGACGCCGTCGGGCTCATGTACTGCGGCGCCGCCCTGGTGACCGGGATCTTTTCGGCCGCGACCACCGACTGGGGGAACCTGCGGGTGGGCCCCGGCCAGTGGACGGCCCTGGCCTACCTGGGCCTGGTCGCCTCGGGCCTCGGATTTTTCCTCTGGAACCTGGGAGCGCGAAGGGTCCGTGAGGGGACCCTGGCCGTGATGAACAACCTCAAGATCCCGGTGGGTATCGTCGCCAGCCTGGTGGTGCTCGGGGAGACGACCGATCATGCCCGGCTCGGGGCCGGCTGCTTCCTGTTCGCCCTGGCGCTGTGGGCGAACGGGACGGGGCGCGGGTGCGCGGGCGGGGAACCGGGGCGCCGGTCAGGGTGA
- a CDS encoding histidinol-phosphatase HisJ family protein, producing MRTSYHNHTLWSDGKATTGEMIEAARRAGVQELGISDHFALTADGRRFPWSLPPESLDAYVEEIVRAGRNSGDITIRLGLEIDYFPGMAGRVGELLRPYPFDFLIHSVHFVDDFAIDLNAGPWDDFPVDERDRIWRAYWENLRAAAATGLGDIIGHFDLPKKFNYHPSVDLTAEALGALDAIAGAGMAIEINCAGWDKPVREAYPAPFYVREARRRGIPLIINADAHEAGDVTRHFDRARRLAADAGYTEQVRFERRTRIPYPL from the coding sequence ATGCGCACCAGCTATCACAACCACACCCTTTGGAGCGACGGCAAGGCCACGACCGGGGAGATGATCGAGGCCGCCCGGCGTGCGGGAGTGCAGGAACTCGGGATCTCGGACCATTTCGCGCTCACCGCCGACGGCCGGCGCTTCCCCTGGTCCCTCCCCCCCGAATCCCTGGACGCCTACGTCGAGGAGATCGTGCGGGCCGGGCGAAACAGCGGGGACATCACCATCCGGCTGGGGCTGGAAATAGATTATTTTCCCGGCATGGCGGGCCGGGTCGGGGAGCTGCTCAGGCCCTACCCCTTCGATTTTCTCATCCACTCGGTCCACTTCGTCGACGACTTCGCGATCGACCTGAACGCCGGGCCGTGGGACGATTTCCCGGTGGACGAACGGGACCGCATTTGGCGCGCCTACTGGGAGAATCTGCGAGCGGCGGCCGCAACGGGGCTGGGGGACATCATCGGGCACTTCGACCTGCCGAAGAAGTTCAACTACCACCCTTCGGTCGATCTGACCGCCGAAGCCCTGGGGGCGCTCGACGCCATCGCCGGCGCCGGCATGGCCATCGAAATCAACTGCGCCGGGTGGGACAAGCCGGTGCGGGAAGCGTACCCCGCCCCCTTCTACGTCAGGGAAGCGCGCCGGCGCGGGATCCCCCTCATCATCAACGCCGACGCGCACGAAGCCGGGGACGTGACGCGCCATTTCGACCGGGCCCGGCGACTGGCGGCCGACGCCGGGTACACCGAGCAGGTCCGGTTCGAGCGCCGGACCCGCATCCCCTACCCTCTCTGA
- a CDS encoding ROK family protein: MNADGAAKRVVLGVDIGGTSAKFGLVDRGGRCLSGGAIPTGARRPPEAFFEDLCAAARRLLEGQEGRLAGVGIGAANANFYTGTIERSPNLGWEYVEVRAEIGKHFDVPVAVTNDANAAALGEMLFGAARGMRDFIVITLGTGLGSGIVANGSLVYGADGFAGEIGHTIVDPAGRACACGRRGCLETYCSATGLCRTVQELICDTMLESELRSSSYRDLTARKVSEAAGRGDPLALAAFESCGDTLGLKLADAVAHLGPEAVILCGGMAAAGELILRPTRRSMEKHLFPIYRDKVKILPSGLGETNTAVLGAGALIWNALGEA, encoded by the coding sequence ATGAACGCGGACGGAGCGGCAAAGAGGGTGGTCCTGGGGGTCGACATCGGCGGCACCAGCGCCAAGTTCGGACTCGTGGACCGCGGGGGCCGCTGCCTCTCGGGCGGGGCCATCCCCACCGGGGCGCGCCGCCCCCCCGAGGCCTTCTTCGAGGACCTCTGCGCGGCCGCCCGGCGGCTGCTGGAGGGGCAGGAGGGCCGCCTCGCGGGGGTGGGGATCGGTGCGGCCAACGCGAACTTCTATACGGGCACCATCGAGCGCTCCCCGAACCTCGGATGGGAGTACGTGGAGGTGCGCGCGGAGATCGGGAAGCATTTCGATGTCCCCGTCGCCGTCACCAACGACGCCAACGCCGCCGCGCTGGGGGAGATGCTGTTCGGCGCGGCCCGGGGAATGAGGGATTTCATCGTCATCACCCTGGGAACCGGCCTGGGGAGCGGGATCGTGGCGAACGGGTCGCTGGTCTACGGGGCCGACGGGTTTGCGGGCGAAATCGGTCACACCATCGTCGACCCGGCGGGGAGGGCGTGTGCGTGCGGGAGGCGCGGGTGCCTCGAAACCTACTGCAGCGCCACCGGCCTGTGCCGGACCGTGCAGGAACTGATCTGCGACACCATGCTGGAGAGCGAACTCCGCTCTTCGAGCTACCGGGACCTGACCGCCCGGAAGGTGTCCGAAGCCGCCGGGCGGGGGGACCCGCTTGCGCTCGCGGCTTTTGAATCGTGCGGGGACACGCTCGGGCTGAAACTCGCCGACGCCGTCGCGCACCTCGGCCCCGAGGCCGTCATCCTGTGCGGCGGGATGGCGGCCGCGGGCGAACTGATCCTCCGGCCGACCAGGCGGTCGATGGAGAAGCACCTGTTCCCGATCTACCGGGACAAGGTGAAGATCCTCCCCTCCGGGTTGGGCGAAACCAATACGGCCGTGCTCGGCGCGGGGGCGCTGATATGGAACGCGCTGGGGGAAGCCTGA
- a CDS encoding diguanylate cyclase, with product MGNGNEAATKLRVLLADDNAAVRRMIAAQLREWGYEVREAADGLEALERLRRSAASAARPNILLVDWHMPGLDGISLCRRIKAIDEYRTGPHLYVLFLTVREGTESETLAFEAGADGYIVKGSRKELEAKLDSVRARIVEEAELRRTIASLQKDPSGVLVKREIIDRLGRRSGTGDQGPMGIVLLDIDDFKEINDTHGHLVGDQILESVGQRLEEAVRNGSVGRFGGDEFLIGLPGCDRETTDRRAREIVARLAEDPIATTSGEIRIRVSYGIAVHSDAVSLDLLLETADRALYRQKKARKGRAQPRH from the coding sequence ATGGGAAACGGGAATGAGGCCGCCACCAAGCTGCGGGTGCTTCTCGCCGACGACAACGCGGCCGTGCGCAGAATGATCGCCGCCCAGCTCCGGGAGTGGGGGTACGAGGTGCGCGAGGCGGCGGACGGCCTCGAAGCCCTCGAGCGATTGCGCCGTTCGGCCGCCTCGGCCGCCCGGCCGAACATCCTGCTGGTGGACTGGCACATGCCGGGGCTCGACGGCATCAGCCTCTGCAGGCGTATCAAGGCCATCGACGAATACCGGACGGGGCCACACCTCTATGTCCTCTTTCTCACGGTCAGGGAAGGGACCGAAAGCGAGACCCTCGCCTTCGAGGCGGGCGCGGACGGGTACATCGTCAAGGGATCCCGGAAGGAGCTCGAAGCGAAGCTCGACTCGGTCCGGGCCCGGATCGTGGAGGAGGCGGAACTGCGCAGGACCATCGCGTCCCTGCAGAAGGATCCGAGCGGGGTACTGGTCAAGCGGGAGATCATCGACCGCCTGGGGCGGCGCTCCGGCACGGGAGACCAGGGCCCGATGGGGATCGTGCTGCTCGATATCGATGATTTCAAGGAGATCAATGACACCCACGGCCACCTCGTCGGGGACCAGATCCTCGAATCGGTCGGGCAGAGGCTCGAGGAGGCGGTGCGCAACGGCAGCGTCGGCCGCTTCGGCGGCGACGAGTTCCTGATCGGGCTGCCGGGCTGCGACCGGGAGACCACGGATCGGAGGGCGCGCGAAATCGTAGCGCGGCTGGCGGAGGACCCGATCGCCACGACTTCCGGCGAGATCCGCATCCGGGTCAGCTACGGCATCGCCGTCCACAGCGACGCGGTCAGCCTCGACCTTCTCCTGGAGACCGCGGACCGGGCCCTGTACCGGCAGAAAAAGGCCAGGAAGGGGCGCGCGCAACCGCGGCATTGA
- a CDS encoding DEAD/DEAH box helicase, with amino-acid sequence MRPVRSSRGLMEVGDIVRQLVPDGAPNEVVTAIERFGAREAEWAPMPAWVRPELAAAYRGRGIHELYSHQAEAVERIHRGENVVVVTPTASGKTLCYNLPVLDAILENPDTRALYLFPTKALAQDQLAELQELGGSLGDAFGVFTYDGDTPADARRAIRQRAHIVLTNPDMLHAGILPHHTKWTRLFENLEYIVIDELHTYRGVFGSHLANVLRRLRRITRFYGRDPRFIFSSATIANPGELARRLIGEEVGIVDRSGAPSGEKVFLFYNPPMVNRFLGIRRSCINETWRIARAFVHHGLQTMVFANSRLHAEVLLTYLKRDNPQPPGEPEIVRGYRGGYLPTERREIEKGLREGRIRAVVSTSALELGIDIGSLDVAVMAGYPGTIASTWQRAGRAGRRKGGACAVLVASSRPLDQFIVRHPEYFFSGSPEHAYIQPDNLEILVNHLKCAAFELPLQAGESFGEADLQLLGERLAESGYLHANGGFWYWTQESYPADAISLRSVTSDNFVIVDETGPPKIIGEVDFTSALSTVHPKAIYLHGAIQYQVERMDFPGRKAYVKQVDADYFTQAIVYTEVERLKVDESASVAGPAAKAHGDVRIRSQVVGFKKIKFYTLENVGSGNLELPENEMHTTAYWVTLRRALIDALPYTVSERQDGLFGLLYALESVACLLLMCDRVDLGATIGEGAPDVAEPLRAPDGASPEGEWFEPALYLFDNYPGGIGQSEPLYRIHDLLLARTLELISGCECDKGCPSCVGPVGETGEHSKEAALAILERLVGGQSTELRRQP; translated from the coding sequence ATGCGGCCGGTCCGGTCCAGCAGGGGATTGATGGAAGTGGGCGACATCGTGCGCCAGTTGGTGCCGGACGGCGCCCCCAACGAGGTGGTCACGGCCATCGAGCGCTTCGGCGCGCGGGAGGCCGAATGGGCGCCGATGCCGGCCTGGGTCCGGCCCGAACTGGCCGCGGCCTATCGCGGCCGGGGGATCCACGAGCTCTACTCCCACCAAGCCGAAGCGGTCGAGAGGATCCATCGCGGGGAGAACGTGGTGGTGGTGACCCCCACCGCCAGCGGGAAGACCCTCTGCTACAACCTCCCGGTCCTCGACGCCATCCTGGAAAACCCCGATACCCGCGCCCTCTATCTTTTCCCGACCAAGGCGCTGGCCCAGGATCAGCTCGCGGAGCTCCAGGAGCTGGGAGGGAGCCTCGGGGACGCGTTCGGGGTGTTCACCTACGACGGGGACACCCCCGCGGACGCCCGGCGGGCCATCCGGCAGCGGGCTCACATCGTGCTGACCAACCCGGACATGCTGCACGCGGGGATCCTGCCGCATCACACGAAATGGACTCGGCTGTTCGAAAACCTCGAGTACATCGTCATCGACGAACTGCACACCTATCGCGGGGTTTTCGGCAGCCACCTGGCGAACGTGCTGCGCCGGCTCCGGCGCATCACCCGGTTTTACGGCCGGGACCCCCGGTTCATCTTCTCCTCCGCCACCATCGCCAATCCCGGGGAACTGGCCCGCCGCCTCATCGGGGAGGAGGTCGGGATCGTGGACCGGAGCGGGGCCCCTTCCGGGGAGAAGGTCTTCCTGTTCTACAACCCCCCGATGGTGAACCGCTTCCTGGGCATCCGGCGCAGCTGCATCAACGAGACCTGGCGGATCGCGCGCGCGTTCGTGCATCACGGCCTGCAGACGATGGTGTTCGCCAACAGCCGGCTCCACGCCGAGGTGCTCCTGACCTACCTCAAACGGGACAACCCGCAGCCCCCGGGAGAACCCGAGATCGTGAGGGGATACCGCGGGGGCTATCTTCCCACGGAGCGGCGCGAGATCGAAAAGGGGCTGCGCGAGGGGAGGATCCGGGCGGTGGTCTCCACCAGCGCGCTGGAGCTCGGAATCGATATCGGGTCCCTTGATGTCGCCGTGATGGCGGGCTATCCCGGCACCATCGCTTCCACCTGGCAGAGGGCGGGACGCGCGGGGCGGCGCAAGGGGGGGGCGTGCGCCGTGCTGGTGGCCTCCTCGCGCCCGCTCGACCAGTTCATCGTCCGGCACCCCGAATATTTCTTTTCCGGGTCGCCGGAGCACGCCTATATCCAACCCGACAACCTCGAAATCCTGGTGAACCACCTCAAGTGCGCCGCCTTCGAGCTTCCGCTCCAGGCGGGGGAATCGTTCGGGGAAGCGGACCTGCAGCTCCTCGGCGAGCGGCTGGCCGAATCGGGGTACCTGCACGCGAACGGCGGGTTCTGGTACTGGACCCAGGAATCGTATCCCGCCGACGCCATCAGCCTCCGCTCGGTGACCTCGGACAATTTCGTGATCGTCGACGAGACCGGCCCGCCGAAAATCATCGGGGAGGTGGATTTCACCAGCGCGCTCTCCACGGTCCATCCCAAGGCGATCTATCTCCACGGCGCCATCCAGTACCAGGTGGAGCGGATGGACTTCCCCGGGCGCAAGGCCTACGTGAAGCAGGTCGATGCGGACTATTTCACGCAGGCCATCGTTTACACGGAGGTCGAACGCCTCAAGGTGGACGAGAGCGCGTCGGTCGCCGGGCCCGCGGCGAAAGCGCACGGGGACGTGCGGATCCGCTCCCAGGTGGTCGGCTTCAAGAAGATCAAGTTCTACACCCTCGAAAATGTCGGCTCGGGGAACCTGGAGCTCCCGGAAAACGAGATGCACACGACGGCCTACTGGGTCACGCTGAGGCGCGCGCTGATCGACGCGCTCCCCTATACCGTTTCGGAGCGGCAGGACGGCCTTTTCGGGCTCCTCTACGCCCTGGAATCGGTGGCCTGCCTGCTGCTGATGTGCGACCGCGTCGACCTGGGCGCCACGATAGGGGAGGGGGCGCCCGATGTCGCGGAGCCCCTCCGTGCGCCGGACGGCGCCTCCCCGGAGGGGGAATGGTTCGAGCCGGCGCTCTATCTCTTCGACAACTATCCCGGCGGCATCGGCCAGAGCGAGCCGCTGTATCGCATCCACGACCTGCTGCTCGCACGGACGCTGGAGTTGATCTCGGGGTGCGAGTGCGACAAGGGGTGCCCCTCCTGCGTGGGGCCGGTGGGCGAAACCGGGGAGCATTCGAAGGAAGCGGCCCTGGCCATCCTCGAGCGGCTGGTCGGCGGACAATCCACCGAACTCCGGCGGCAGCCATGA
- a CDS encoding ribonuclease H-like domain-containing protein: MTSIADRLSRVAALRPNAGPGGHGPGTEGRSHAEELTSLLGGRMERNGRGSHFRVRRRFAGPAAEPLSPGAWRRLSPGSAPPPCDPAEWIFLDTETTGLSGGTGTCAFLVGVGWWEADGFSVEQFFMCDYGEEPSLLEALSERLARFRVLVTYNGRSFDWPLLETRYRMARFGAVPEPPVHLDLLYPARRLWRWSLESVALAEVERHVLGFDRGGDIPSASIPQRYFDFIRGGAAGPIAEVFRHNQMDLCGLAVLALRLNRMLGDPEQSDCGGGELFGISRMLQKSGELPLAGRLFRKSLEKGLPRGTELRAQRELALMAKRERDFRVSNEFWEKLLGGTPEGFDAYEQLAIYYEHRARCPEKALGLVREALVRLRESHGSGGTAEERYRKWHGRLRRRLARLERKCAR; this comes from the coding sequence ATGACGTCGATCGCGGACAGGTTATCCCGGGTGGCGGCGTTGCGGCCGAACGCGGGGCCCGGCGGGCACGGTCCCGGGACCGAAGGGCGGTCCCACGCGGAGGAACTGACTTCCCTCCTGGGGGGGAGAATGGAGCGGAACGGGCGCGGGAGCCATTTCCGGGTGCGGCGCCGCTTCGCCGGGCCCGCGGCGGAGCCCCTGTCTCCCGGGGCCTGGCGCCGGCTGTCCCCCGGGTCGGCCCCGCCCCCCTGCGACCCCGCGGAGTGGATTTTTCTGGATACCGAGACCACGGGGTTGTCCGGCGGCACCGGGACCTGTGCCTTCCTTGTGGGTGTCGGATGGTGGGAGGCGGACGGGTTCAGCGTGGAGCAGTTCTTCATGTGCGACTACGGGGAGGAGCCGTCGCTTCTCGAGGCGCTCTCCGAACGCCTGGCCCGATTCCGGGTGCTGGTCACCTACAACGGCAGGAGTTTCGACTGGCCGCTGCTCGAAACCCGTTACCGGATGGCCCGGTTCGGCGCCGTCCCGGAGCCGCCGGTGCACCTGGACCTGCTCTATCCCGCCCGGCGCCTGTGGCGGTGGAGCCTGGAATCGGTCGCCCTGGCGGAAGTGGAGCGCCACGTGCTGGGATTCGACCGGGGAGGGGACATCCCTTCGGCCTCCATCCCCCAAAGGTATTTTGATTTCATCCGGGGGGGGGCGGCGGGTCCGATCGCCGAGGTCTTCCGCCACAACCAGATGGACCTTTGCGGCCTGGCGGTGCTCGCCCTGCGCCTGAACCGGATGCTGGGAGATCCCGAGCAGAGCGATTGCGGCGGCGGAGAACTCTTCGGCATATCCCGGATGCTGCAGAAGTCGGGGGAACTTCCACTTGCCGGGCGCCTGTTCCGGAAGTCGCTCGAAAAGGGACTCCCGAGGGGGACCGAACTGCGCGCGCAGCGTGAACTGGCCCTGATGGCCAAGCGGGAGCGCGATTTCCGGGTGTCCAATGAATTCTGGGAAAAGCTCCTGGGCGGGACCCCCGAAGGATTCGACGCCTACGAGCAGCTGGCCATCTATTACGAGCATCGCGCGCGGTGTCCGGAAAAGGCCCTGGGCCTGGTCCGGGAGGCGCTGGTCAGGCTCCGGGAATCGCATGGTTCGGGAGGGACGGCCGAGGAGCGTTACCGGAAATGGCACGGGCGGCTCCGCCGGCGCCTTGCGCGGCTCGAGCGGAAGTGCGCCCGGTGA
- a CDS encoding response regulator transcription factor: protein MKRYRVILADDHALVRRGLKMILEDHGHVEIVGEAGDGLELLSALNRVEPDLIMLDVSMPNLRGIEAIPEIRHLQPGAKILILTMHKEEEYLYQAISAGCDGYLLKEDAERELFAAIENIREGKIYISPALAEQSMRNWARLRRGEDDAPRGDLTLRQREILKMIAEGKSNKEIGDLLCISVRTVERHRANIMDKLNVRKTAELVQYALRHHYL, encoded by the coding sequence ATGAAGCGATATCGTGTGATACTGGCCGATGACCATGCCCTCGTGCGCCGGGGGCTGAAAATGATCCTCGAGGATCATGGTCACGTGGAGATCGTGGGAGAAGCGGGGGACGGCCTGGAACTGCTGAGTGCGCTCAACCGGGTGGAACCCGACCTGATCATGCTCGATGTTTCCATGCCCAACCTCAGGGGGATCGAGGCCATCCCCGAGATCCGGCATCTTCAGCCCGGGGCGAAAATCCTCATTCTTACCATGCACAAGGAGGAGGAATACCTCTACCAGGCCATCTCCGCCGGATGCGACGGGTATCTGCTCAAGGAGGACGCCGAACGGGAGCTCTTCGCGGCCATCGAAAACATCAGGGAGGGGAAAATCTATATTTCTCCGGCCCTGGCGGAGCAGTCGATGCGGAACTGGGCGCGCCTGCGCCGCGGGGAGGACGACGCGCCCCGGGGGGACCTCACCCTGCGGCAGCGTGAAATACTGAAGATGATCGCCGAGGGCAAATCGAACAAGGAAATCGGCGATCTGCTCTGCATCAGCGTCAGGACCGTAGAACGGCACCGGGCCAACATCATGGATAAGCTGAATGTCCGGAAGACGGCCGAGCTCGTTCAGTACGCCCTGCGTCATCACTATCTGTAG
- a CDS encoding thioredoxin domain-containing protein, whose product MAARAGLLLLCLGAVRPPSQAADRKDGAPLATIEGAAITEAEVHAGALDELEALELRILRDTAAQARRRHEIMEASLDRLLGERLLEAEAGKQGIPVAALLEKELPAEAMEPTAEEIEAFYGENEERITVSREEALPLVAGHLRQQRQARARERLMARLELEHKAIRLLRPLRFEVPSSGHPSLGPDSAPVVLVIFSDFECPYCRHYGGTLRKVAARYDRQVRLVFRQFPLPSLHPDAERAAEASLCAHDQGRFWEMHDLLFAGTEGLGEKQVEAMAASLELDAAAFGACLRSGRHRDRIRRDIREGSAAGTEGTPTLFVNGRYFGGVRSFEEVAAIVEEELAAGKQGPLPGPTDSDDAGRTERARPSSGHSAYP is encoded by the coding sequence ATGGCCGCCCGCGCAGGCCTGCTCCTCCTGTGCCTGGGCGCCGTCCGCCCGCCGTCCCAGGCCGCGGATCGGAAGGACGGGGCACCGCTGGCGACCATCGAGGGCGCCGCCATCACCGAGGCCGAAGTACACGCCGGGGCCTTGGACGAACTGGAGGCGCTGGAGCTCCGGATCCTGAGGGATACGGCCGCACAGGCGCGCCGGCGGCACGAAATCATGGAGGCGTCGCTCGACCGTCTCCTCGGGGAAAGGCTCCTCGAGGCGGAGGCCGGCAAACAGGGGATCCCGGTGGCGGCGCTGCTCGAGAAGGAACTCCCGGCCGAAGCCATGGAGCCGACGGCGGAGGAAATCGAGGCCTTCTACGGCGAAAACGAGGAACGCATCACCGTATCGAGGGAAGAGGCGCTGCCGCTGGTGGCCGGACACCTCCGGCAGCAGCGGCAGGCGCGCGCGCGGGAAAGGCTGATGGCGAGGCTGGAGCTGGAGCACAAGGCGATACGCCTCCTCCGTCCGCTCCGTTTCGAAGTGCCGTCGTCCGGGCACCCCTCGCTCGGACCCGATTCCGCCCCGGTGGTCCTGGTGATCTTTTCCGATTTCGAGTGCCCCTACTGCCGGCACTACGGCGGGACGCTCAGGAAAGTCGCCGCGCGGTACGACCGGCAGGTGCGCCTGGTCTTCCGCCAGTTTCCGCTCCCGAGCCTCCATCCCGACGCCGAGCGGGCGGCCGAAGCCTCCCTCTGCGCGCACGACCAGGGTCGTTTCTGGGAGATGCACGACCTGCTTTTCGCCGGAACCGAGGGGCTGGGGGAAAAGCAGGTCGAGGCGATGGCCGCCTCCCTCGAGCTGGATGCCGCGGCCTTCGGGGCCTGCCTCCGGTCCGGACGCCACCGCGACCGTATCCGGAGGGACATCCGTGAGGGCTCCGCGGCCGGGACCGAAGGCACGCCGACGCTGTTCGTCAACGGCAGGTATTTCGGCGGGGTCCGGTCCTTCGAGGAGGTCGCCGCCATCGTGGAGGAGGAACTGGCCGCCGGGAAGCAGGGGCCCCTCCCCGGGCCTACAGATAGTGATGACGCAGGGCGTACTGAACGAGCTCGGCCGTCTTCCGGACATTCAGCTTATCCATGA
- a CDS encoding 4Fe-4S binding protein, with amino-acid sequence MSDGKKARGPRGVVTINPELCKGCGFCIEFCPSGVLAFSDTFNDKGYHTPKAVKPEACTGCDLCGAYCPDFAIFGMLKEKVVA; translated from the coding sequence ATGTCAGACGGGAAAAAAGCCCGGGGGCCCCGGGGAGTGGTGACCATCAACCCCGAACTCTGCAAGGGGTGCGGGTTCTGCATCGAGTTCTGCCCTTCCGGGGTGCTTGCATTTTCCGACACGTTCAACGACAAGGGGTATCATACCCCCAAGGCGGTCAAGCCCGAAGCATGCACCGGGTGTGATCTGTGCGGCGCCTACTGTCCGGATTTTGCGATTTTCGGGATGCTGAAAGAGAAGGTTGTCGCCTGA
- a CDS encoding 2-oxoacid:acceptor oxidoreductase subunit alpha → MKADPKGVLTGAHFLDGDHACCEGALSAGCRFVAGYPITPSTEVVERIAARFPSVGGMFIQMEDEIASSIAIQGAVWGGAKAMTVTSGPGLSLMMEHVGLAAMLETPCVFVDVQRSGPSTGLPTMPAQGDMMQARWGSHGDYEIIALCPNSPQECYDLTIAAFNLAEEYRVPVMLMMDECVGHMTEKVIIPRAEEIEVTPRRYTTQKPGKYLPYQAGRNEIPLMVKAGDGYLFHVTGLTHDERGYPAMNAEAHDRCVRHLVEKIRNNARRIIRIEETDTADAEVVVVSYGITSRVAGKAIQMARADGLKVGHLRLITAWPFPEKRLRTLAAHVKAFVLPELNFGQMFLELQRVIEGKASCYPVPHAGGTVHEPEAIYQRILYAARHSRPKDKKEVAR, encoded by the coding sequence GTGAAAGCCGATCCCAAAGGAGTCCTGACCGGGGCCCATTTTCTCGACGGGGACCATGCCTGTTGCGAGGGCGCGCTCTCGGCCGGATGCCGCTTCGTGGCGGGGTACCCCATCACGCCCTCGACGGAGGTGGTCGAGAGGATCGCCGCCCGGTTCCCGTCCGTCGGCGGGATGTTCATCCAGATGGAGGACGAGATCGCTTCCTCCATCGCGATCCAGGGCGCCGTCTGGGGGGGGGCCAAGGCGATGACCGTGACCTCGGGCCCCGGTCTTTCCCTGATGATGGAGCATGTCGGCCTGGCCGCCATGCTGGAGACCCCCTGCGTTTTCGTCGACGTGCAGCGCAGCGGCCCCTCCACGGGGCTCCCCACCATGCCCGCGCAGGGGGACATGATGCAGGCGCGCTGGGGGAGCCACGGCGATTATGAAATCATCGCCCTCTGCCCGAACAGCCCCCAGGAGTGCTACGACCTCACCATCGCGGCCTTCAACCTCGCCGAGGAGTACCGCGTCCCCGTCATGCTGATGATGGACGAGTGCGTCGGGCACATGACCGAAAAGGTCATCATTCCGAGGGCGGAGGAGATCGAGGTGACACCCCGCCGCTACACGACGCAGAAGCCGGGGAAGTACCTCCCCTACCAGGCCGGGCGCAACGAGATCCCTCTCATGGTCAAGGCTGGGGACGGGTACCTCTTTCACGTCACCGGGCTCACCCACGACGAAAGGGGCTACCCGGCGATGAACGCCGAGGCGCACGACCGCTGCGTGCGCCATCTCGTGGAAAAGATCAGGAACAACGCGAGGCGCATCATCCGGATAGAGGAGACCGACACCGCGGACGCCGAGGTGGTGGTCGTCTCCTACGGCATCACCTCCCGCGTGGCGGGGAAGGCGATCCAGATGGCCCGGGCGGACGGGCTCAAGGTCGGCCACCTGCGCCTGATCACGGCCTGGCCCTTTCCCGAGAAGCGGCTGCGCACGCTGGCCGCCCACGTGAAGGCCTTCGTCCTGCCGGAACTCAATTTCGGCCAGATGTTCCTGGAGCTGCAGCGCGTCATCGAGGGGAAGGCCTCCTGCTACCCGGTCCCCCACGCCGGGGGGACGGTGCACGAGCCCGAGGCCATATACCAGCGGATCCTGTATGCGGCCAGGCACTCGCGCCCGAAAGACAAGAAGGAGGTGGCCCGATGA